Proteins encoded within one genomic window of Amycolatopsis nigrescens CSC17Ta-90:
- a CDS encoding ABC transporter substrate-binding protein: MRRRGLTALCGSAVLIMLASACSSGDSGDSDGPEVQPSAQSGQGPVKDGGTLVYGQTVGVSQLDPNKIASAAQSQLQTLLWSGLTTWGPDNTTKPDLAASWEHSPDFKQWTFKLRPGVKYHDGKAFTAAEAKKNFDKVLEPNSTAQVATKISMVSSVTAKDDTTLVLDLETPKPELPTAVIDVKMTDVDDLANVNQKANGTGPYKLKSFVPDQTVELVRNDTYFGAKPHFDAVNIARFADATAAQTALRSGDIQVMGAVAPDAVKNLATDGRQLLTAAEPAAFAVWELDTTSAPFNNPKARQALSYAANRQAMMDAGYAGYGLPIPGNVVVNPKNKYYDQALPPQEYNLDRAKQLFAEAGVTEGSTLTFWTKAGSDPEWTTIGQILQEDLKKIGINLDIQSNENSTWTAKFYPKGKPYPNMVIPNYISFAPMPDAYALSWFAGEKGTCECNWVAPAEYNDAVAAIESKGDGPERDAAFKTAQQVLNRENPIIVLGSTAFLSVAQANVRGAWVQAEGTLHLEEAGFAA, encoded by the coding sequence ATGCGGCGAAGGGGGCTGACCGCGCTCTGCGGTTCGGCCGTCCTGATCATGCTGGCCAGTGCCTGCAGCAGCGGAGACAGCGGGGACTCAGACGGGCCGGAGGTCCAGCCCTCCGCGCAGAGCGGCCAGGGCCCGGTCAAGGACGGCGGCACGCTGGTCTACGGGCAGACCGTCGGGGTCAGCCAGCTGGACCCGAACAAGATCGCCAGCGCCGCGCAGAGCCAGCTGCAGACCCTGCTGTGGAGCGGGTTGACCACCTGGGGCCCGGACAACACCACGAAGCCGGACCTGGCCGCGTCCTGGGAGCACTCGCCGGACTTCAAGCAGTGGACCTTCAAGCTGCGGCCTGGGGTGAAGTACCACGACGGCAAGGCGTTCACCGCGGCCGAGGCCAAGAAGAACTTCGACAAGGTGCTCGAGCCGAACTCGACCGCGCAGGTGGCCACCAAGATCTCGATGGTCTCCTCGGTCACCGCCAAGGACGACACCACGCTGGTGCTCGACCTCGAGACGCCAAAGCCGGAGCTGCCCACCGCGGTGATCGACGTCAAGATGACCGACGTGGACGACCTGGCCAACGTGAACCAGAAGGCCAACGGCACCGGACCGTACAAGCTCAAGTCCTTCGTCCCGGACCAGACCGTCGAGCTGGTCCGCAACGACACCTACTTCGGCGCGAAGCCGCATTTCGACGCGGTGAACATCGCCAGGTTCGCGGACGCCACCGCGGCGCAGACGGCGCTGCGCTCCGGTGACATCCAGGTGATGGGCGCGGTCGCCCCGGACGCGGTGAAGAACCTGGCCACCGACGGCAGGCAGCTGCTCACCGCGGCCGAGCCGGCCGCCTTCGCGGTCTGGGAGCTGGACACCACCTCGGCCCCGTTCAACAATCCGAAGGCGCGGCAGGCGCTCTCCTACGCGGCGAACCGGCAGGCGATGATGGATGCCGGCTACGCGGGCTACGGGCTGCCGATTCCGGGGAACGTGGTGGTGAACCCGAAGAACAAGTACTACGACCAGGCGCTGCCCCCGCAGGAGTACAACCTGGACCGGGCCAAGCAGCTGTTCGCCGAAGCCGGGGTCACCGAAGGCAGCACGCTGACCTTCTGGACCAAGGCCGGCAGCGATCCGGAGTGGACCACGATCGGCCAGATCCTCCAGGAGGACCTGAAGAAGATCGGGATCAACCTGGACATCCAGAGCAACGAGAACAGCACCTGGACCGCGAAGTTCTACCCCAAGGGCAAGCCCTACCCGAACATGGTGATCCCGAACTACATCTCCTTCGCGCCGATGCCGGACGCATACGCGTTGAGCTGGTTCGCCGGGGAGAAGGGCACCTGCGAGTGCAACTGGGTGGCGCCGGCGGAGTACAACGACGCGGTGGCGGCCATCGAGTCCAAGGGCGACGGCCCGGAACGCGACGCCGCGTTCAAGACCGCCCAGCAGGTGCTCAACCGCGAGAACCCGATCATCGTGCTCGGCAGCACCGCGTTCCTGTCCGTGGCGCAGGCGAACGTGCGGGGGGCGTGGGTGCAGGCGGAAGGGACCCTGCACCTGGAGGAGGCCGGGTTCGCGGCCTAG
- a CDS encoding ABC transporter permease has product MAWYVLRRLGASVLMLVLVSMLIFVVLRLLPGDPTVTKVGQAQGIDPAALLQLRTELGLEDPIPVQYWNWIAGVFSGDLGRSYFSQFDVDVLIGQRFGPTVELSLAALVLAVLLALVLSVLPTVLRSKWLARFVGGYTTLGMASPPFVFGIVLIAIFTVKLGVLDNETYVAPSEDLLGNLRALLLPALTLGICLSAPLIRYLRASLTDMELAQHVRTATGKGISRRAVVLRHILPNALLPALTSLGITVGQVLSGAVVVEYVFRWPGLGSLIVDSVYKRDYAVIQSTVLLLAAVFVLVNLVVDILYGVLDPRLRVGKVTA; this is encoded by the coding sequence ATGGCCTGGTATGTGCTGCGGCGCCTCGGCGCCAGCGTGCTGATGCTCGTGCTGGTGTCGATGCTGATCTTCGTGGTGCTGCGGCTGCTGCCCGGCGACCCGACGGTCACCAAGGTCGGGCAGGCGCAGGGCATCGATCCGGCGGCGCTGCTCCAGCTGCGCACCGAGCTGGGGCTGGAGGACCCGATCCCGGTGCAGTACTGGAACTGGATCGCCGGGGTGTTCTCCGGTGACCTCGGCCGCTCCTACTTCAGCCAGTTCGACGTGGACGTGCTGATCGGCCAGCGGTTCGGGCCGACGGTGGAGCTCTCGCTGGCCGCGCTGGTGCTCGCGGTGCTGCTGGCGCTGGTGCTTTCGGTGCTGCCGACGGTGCTGCGCAGCAAGTGGCTGGCCAGGTTCGTCGGCGGGTACACCACGCTCGGCATGGCGTCGCCGCCGTTCGTGTTCGGCATCGTGCTGATCGCGATCTTCACGGTGAAGCTGGGCGTCCTGGACAACGAGACCTACGTCGCGCCGTCCGAGGATCTGCTCGGCAACCTGCGGGCTTTGCTGCTGCCCGCGCTGACCCTCGGCATCTGCCTGTCCGCACCGTTGATCAGGTACCTGCGCGCCTCGCTCACCGACATGGAACTGGCGCAGCACGTGCGCACCGCGACCGGCAAGGGGATCAGCCGCCGTGCCGTGGTGCTGCGGCACATCCTGCCGAACGCGCTGCTGCCCGCGCTGACCTCGCTCGGCATCACGGTGGGCCAGGTGCTCAGCGGGGCGGTGGTGGTGGAGTACGTGTTCCGCTGGCCGGGGCTCGGCTCGCTGATCGTGGACTCGGTGTACAAGCGGGACTACGCGGTCATCCAGAGCACGGTGCTGTTGCTGGCCGCCGTTTTCGTTCTGGTGAACCTGGTGGTGGACATCCTCTACGGGGTGCTCGATCCGCGGCTGCGGGTGGGGAAGGTGACGGCATGA
- a CDS encoding ABC transporter permease, with amino-acid sequence MTALDPGAGAPLGDPAGEPRRDAREAAGPGLLRRFLGRPPAVIALVVLGVFVVLAAIQPFALASPTKINARDKFAAPSFAHPFGTDELGRDLLSRVAQAGQISLGFAAGATVIAMLVGVTWGMLAAARSGWLDEVLMRIAEAALAIPTILFALVFVAAFGSDVVAMAVVAGLLMSPLTARIARSAVLAELQSEYVHGLDAVGVSRVRILFTEVLPNAVPALLAQASLNVAISLMLEATLSFVGLGIQPPDASWGTLLKVGYDKLYESIWYPLIPALLIIAAIGALNTIGDQLQRVLHRSGS; translated from the coding sequence ATGACGGCACTGGACCCCGGAGCCGGTGCGCCGCTCGGCGATCCGGCGGGGGAACCGCGGCGGGACGCGCGGGAGGCGGCGGGGCCCGGCCTGCTGCGCCGGTTCCTCGGCCGGCCGCCGGCCGTGATCGCGCTGGTGGTGCTCGGTGTTTTCGTGGTGCTGGCGGCGATCCAGCCGTTCGCGCTGGCCTCACCGACCAAGATCAACGCGCGGGACAAGTTCGCCGCGCCGAGTTTCGCGCACCCGTTCGGCACCGACGAGCTCGGTCGCGACCTGCTGTCCAGGGTGGCGCAGGCCGGGCAGATCTCGCTCGGTTTCGCGGCCGGTGCGACGGTGATCGCGATGCTGGTCGGGGTCACCTGGGGGATGCTCGCGGCGGCGCGGTCCGGCTGGCTGGACGAGGTGCTGATGCGGATCGCGGAGGCCGCGCTGGCCATCCCGACCATCCTGTTCGCGCTGGTGTTCGTGGCCGCCTTCGGCTCGGACGTGGTCGCGATGGCGGTGGTGGCGGGCCTGCTGATGTCGCCGCTGACCGCCAGGATCGCGCGCTCCGCGGTGCTGGCCGAGCTGCAGTCGGAGTACGTGCACGGCCTGGACGCGGTCGGGGTCTCGCGGGTCCGGATCCTGTTCACCGAGGTGCTGCCCAACGCGGTGCCCGCGCTGCTGGCGCAGGCTTCGCTGAACGTGGCCATCTCGCTGATGCTGGAGGCCACGCTGAGCTTCGTCGGACTCGGCATCCAGCCGCCGGACGCGTCCTGGGGCACCCTGCTCAAGGTCGGCTACGACAAGCTGTACGAGTCGATCTGGTACCCGCTGATCCCGGCGCTGCTGATCATCGCCGCGATCGGCGCGCTGAACACGATCGGCGACCAGCTCCAGCGGGTGCTGCACCGGAGCGGCTCATGA
- a CDS encoding ABC transporter ATP-binding protein: MNESEVLRLEDLGIGVRVSGGMRPLVHDVSLTLRAGERTALVGESGSGKTMVSLSVMRLNPEPTAITAGKVLLNGTELALASEREMERVRGGRIAMIYQDPLSSLNPVRTIGNQLVEAIRAHQDISPKDAADRAVELLAEVGVPEPAKRVRDYPHQFSGGMRQRVMIAMAISCSPDVLIADEPTTALDVTTQAMILRLLDDLADQRGMAVLFITHDLAVASVFCQRIHVMREGRVVESGLLREVLSAPDHEYTRELLDSVVTLDLDPSRPMRTRGAPVTTSPVSISDSAEAVGDAEPGEVVVEAEHLVRRFGTGVIAVNDVSLSIRRGETFGLVGESGSGKSTLSQLLLGLDKPSSGVVRYQGTELSALSRGELRKRRRDMQVVLQDPIGSLNRRKTVEQIVGLPLAVHEGTSKKDRRARVLELLDLVGLPESFLGRYPRELSGGQCQRVNIARAIALEPSFLVLDEAVSAVDVVIQAQILNLLRDLQTRLGLTCLFVSHDLAVVRYMAPRLAVMYQGRIVESGGRDEIFGNPRHEYTRTLIAAIPALEVASG, from the coding sequence ATGAACGAGTCCGAAGTGCTGCGGCTGGAGGACCTCGGCATCGGGGTGCGCGTCTCCGGCGGGATGCGGCCGCTGGTGCACGACGTGAGCCTGACCCTGCGCGCCGGGGAGCGGACCGCGCTGGTCGGCGAGTCCGGCAGCGGTAAGACCATGGTGTCGCTGTCGGTGATGCGGCTGAACCCGGAGCCCACCGCGATCACCGCCGGCAAGGTGCTGCTGAACGGCACCGAGCTGGCGCTGGCGAGCGAGCGCGAGATGGAACGGGTGCGGGGTGGGCGGATCGCGATGATCTACCAGGACCCGCTGTCCTCGCTCAACCCGGTCCGCACCATCGGCAACCAGCTGGTGGAGGCGATCCGCGCGCACCAGGACATCTCGCCGAAGGACGCCGCGGACCGCGCGGTGGAGCTGCTGGCCGAGGTCGGCGTGCCGGAGCCGGCGAAGCGGGTGCGCGACTACCCGCACCAGTTCTCCGGCGGGATGCGGCAGCGGGTGATGATCGCGATGGCCATCTCCTGCTCGCCGGACGTGCTGATCGCGGACGAGCCGACCACCGCGCTGGACGTGACCACCCAGGCGATGATCCTGCGGCTGCTGGACGACCTTGCCGACCAGCGCGGGATGGCCGTCCTGTTCATCACCCACGACCTGGCCGTGGCATCGGTGTTCTGCCAGCGCATCCACGTGATGCGCGAGGGCAGGGTGGTGGAGTCCGGGCTGCTGCGGGAGGTGCTTTCCGCGCCGGACCACGAGTACACCCGCGAGCTGCTGGACTCGGTGGTGACCCTGGATCTCGACCCGTCCCGGCCGATGCGAACCCGCGGCGCCCCGGTCACGACGTCCCCTGTGTCCATTTCGGACAGTGCAGAGGCTGTGGGGGACGCCGAGCCGGGCGAGGTGGTCGTCGAGGCGGAGCATCTGGTGCGCAGGTTCGGCACCGGGGTGATCGCGGTGAACGACGTCTCGCTGTCCATCCGCCGCGGGGAGACCTTCGGGCTGGTCGGCGAGTCCGGCTCCGGCAAGTCCACGCTCAGCCAGCTGCTGCTCGGCCTGGACAAGCCCAGCTCCGGGGTGGTCCGGTATCAGGGCACCGAGCTGTCCGCGCTGAGCCGCGGCGAGCTGCGCAAGCGGCGCCGGGACATGCAGGTGGTGCTGCAGGACCCGATCGGCTCGCTGAACCGGCGCAAAACGGTGGAGCAGATCGTCGGGCTGCCGCTCGCCGTGCACGAAGGAACGTCCAAAAAGGACCGCCGGGCCAGGGTGCTGGAGCTGCTGGATCTTGTCGGCCTGCCCGAGTCCTTCCTCGGCCGCTACCCCCGCGAGCTTTCCGGCGGGCAGTGCCAGCGGGTGAACATCGCGCGCGCGATCGCGCTGGAGCCGTCCTTCCTGGTGCTGGACGAGGCGGTGTCCGCGGTGGACGTGGTGATCCAGGCGCAGATCCTGAACCTGCTGCGCGACCTGCAGACCAGGCTGGGGCTGACCTGCCTGTTCGTCTCGCACGATCTCGCCGTGGTGCGCTACATGGCACCCCGGCTGGCGGTGATGTACCAGGGGCGGATCGTGGAGAGCGGCGGGCGCGACGAGATCTTCGGGAACCCGCGGCACGAGTACACCAGGACCCTGATCGCGGCCATCCCGGCACTGGAGGTGGCGTCCGGATGA
- a CDS encoding Gfo/Idh/MocA family protein — translation MSVGIVLAGLGDIALSAHLPALARNSGVRVLGLVDPDEHRRELARALLPAPAFADLAEVLDDPEVRGVVLATPPWVTTGLIPLVTATGRFVLAEKPVATSVRAAGVLAELPEPQRGLVQVGLTYRHDPAMELLHDWITGGRLGSPSLVRAQIYDERRDPADPAHAGRIEGTLRHGMPVVHEGAHVFDWFGYLLGGPPDRVADAWAVATRPDLPAPNLCGARLEYPPSGGQGTPTVVLAEFGWLTDALPRCEISVLGDRGHALLDGQSFRLELSTAAGLEQVAFEPERTTRCFDRQLVRFVDLITGASTAPAPDLADGLAALELAERVAVLAGESPR, via the coding sequence GTGAGCGTCGGGATCGTGCTGGCCGGGCTCGGGGACATCGCGCTCAGCGCGCATCTTCCCGCGCTGGCGCGCAACTCCGGGGTACGGGTGCTCGGCCTGGTCGACCCGGACGAGCACCGCCGCGAGCTCGCGCGGGCGCTGCTGCCCGCCCCGGCGTTCGCGGACCTCGCCGAGGTGCTGGACGATCCGGAGGTGCGGGGCGTGGTGCTGGCGACCCCGCCGTGGGTGACCACCGGGCTCATTCCCCTGGTGACCGCCACCGGCCGGTTCGTGCTGGCCGAGAAGCCGGTCGCCACCTCGGTGCGGGCCGCCGGTGTGCTCGCCGAACTGCCGGAGCCGCAGCGGGGACTGGTCCAGGTCGGCCTGACCTACCGGCACGACCCGGCCATGGAGCTGCTGCACGACTGGATCACCGGCGGCCGCCTCGGCTCCCCGTCGCTGGTCCGCGCCCAGATCTACGACGAACGCCGCGACCCGGCCGATCCGGCGCACGCCGGCCGGATCGAAGGCACCCTGCGGCACGGCATGCCGGTGGTGCACGAGGGCGCGCACGTTTTCGACTGGTTCGGCTACCTGCTCGGCGGGCCGCCGGACCGGGTGGCGGACGCGTGGGCGGTGGCGACCAGGCCGGACCTGCCCGCGCCCAACCTGTGCGGCGCCAGGCTGGAGTACCCGCCGTCGGGCGGGCAGGGCACGCCCACCGTCGTGCTGGCCGAGTTCGGCTGGCTCACCGACGCGCTGCCGCGCTGCGAGATCAGCGTGCTCGGGGACCGCGGGCACGCGCTGCTCGACGGGCAGAGCTTCCGGTTGGAGCTGAGCACCGCCGCCGGGCTGGAACAGGTCGCCTTCGAGCCGGAGCGGACCACCCGCTGCTTCGACCGTCAGCTCGTTCGGTTCGTGGACCTGATCACCGGCGCCAGCACCGCGCCGGCCCCCGATCTCGCGGACGGCCTCGCCGCACTCGAACTCGCCGAACGGGTGGCCGTGCTGGCCGGGGAGTCCCCGCGATGA
- a CDS encoding creatininase family protein yields MSLLHWAESTREELRAVLPDALVVLPIGATEQHGPHLATGTDAVLAGTVAELAAARVADVAERDLVLAPRLPFGASDHHLYFGGTLSLSATTATALLIDLARSVTGGGGRRLVIVNGHGGNRGVCHAAAASASASYGLTVAIVHYWELLAPSGDTPIPGHAGEFETAMMLAVRPELVRERRQRPALPDAGGVSGVDVHEPGAWTRIDGYTDQPALAGQAQGSKWLEECVVALSARLVELARLP; encoded by the coding sequence ATGAGCCTGCTGCACTGGGCCGAGAGCACCCGCGAGGAGCTGCGGGCGGTGCTGCCGGACGCGCTGGTGGTGCTGCCGATCGGCGCCACCGAACAGCACGGCCCGCACCTGGCCACCGGCACCGACGCGGTGCTGGCCGGCACCGTGGCCGAGCTGGCCGCCGCGCGGGTGGCGGACGTGGCCGAGCGGGATCTGGTGCTGGCGCCGCGGCTGCCGTTCGGCGCGTCCGACCATCACCTGTACTTCGGCGGCACCCTCTCGCTTTCCGCGACGACCGCCACCGCGCTGCTGATCGACCTGGCCAGGTCGGTGACCGGCGGCGGCGGGCGGCGGCTGGTGATCGTGAACGGGCACGGCGGCAACCGCGGGGTCTGCCACGCCGCCGCCGCGTCCGCGTCCGCGTCGTACGGGCTGACGGTGGCGATCGTGCACTACTGGGAACTGCTCGCGCCCTCCGGCGACACGCCGATTCCCGGGCACGCCGGCGAGTTCGAGACGGCGATGATGCTCGCCGTGCGCCCGGAGCTGGTGCGCGAGCGCCGCCAGCGACCGGCGCTGCCGGATGCCGGTGGAGTGTCCGGTGTGGACGTTCACGAGCCGGGGGCGTGGACCAGGATCGACGGGTACACCGACCAGCCCGCACTCGCGGGGCAGGCACAAGGATCGAAATGGCTGGAGGAGTGCGTGGTGGCGCTGTCCGCTCGTCTCGTCGAACTGGCGAGGCTGCCATGA
- a CDS encoding amidohydrolase family protein yields MIDFHTHTPLRHAGTWLGGADFGAAEFLGFMDSAGIDAAVLLAHDGLFNATPESNDELAEFVRTDRSRMVGFGTVNPRHAGAVAETERCFGDLGLGGLKLHPWLQGFSMHEGVLDPICEVITEAGGILLSHDGTPPYATPSQIAALARRHPGLPVVLGHGGLHDCWREALAVTTETPNLYLCICGTPPYAARHILANAPRGKVLFGTDAGLSDKVSQDYAVARVAEIDGWGITPEQREDMLEHNPRALLWGRLR; encoded by the coding sequence ATGATCGACTTCCACACGCACACGCCGTTGCGGCACGCCGGCACCTGGCTGGGCGGGGCCGACTTCGGTGCCGCGGAGTTCCTCGGGTTCATGGACTCGGCCGGCATCGACGCGGCCGTGCTGCTGGCCCACGACGGCCTGTTCAACGCGACCCCGGAGTCGAACGACGAGCTGGCCGAGTTCGTGCGCACCGACCGGAGCCGGATGGTCGGCTTCGGCACGGTCAACCCGCGGCACGCCGGCGCGGTGGCGGAGACCGAGCGGTGCTTCGGCGACCTCGGCCTCGGCGGGCTGAAACTGCACCCGTGGCTCCAGGGTTTCAGCATGCACGAGGGGGTGTTGGACCCGATCTGCGAGGTGATCACCGAGGCGGGAGGCATCCTGCTGTCGCACGACGGAACCCCGCCCTACGCCACGCCGAGCCAGATCGCCGCGCTGGCCCGGCGGCATCCCGGACTGCCGGTCGTGCTCGGCCACGGCGGGCTGCACGACTGCTGGCGGGAGGCGCTGGCGGTCACCACCGAGACGCCGAACCTGTACCTGTGCATCTGCGGCACCCCGCCGTACGCCGCACGGCACATCCTGGCCAACGCGCCGCGCGGCAAGGTGCTCTTCGGCACCGACGCCGGGCTGTCCGACAAGGTGAGCCAGGACTACGCGGTTGCCAGGGTGGCCGAGATCGATGGCTGGGGCATCACCCCGGAGCAGCGCGAGGACATGCTGGAGCACAACCCGCGTGCCCTGCTGTGGGGGAGGCTCCGGTGA
- a CDS encoding mandelate racemase/muconate lactonizing enzyme family protein, with product MRNRIAAVHTVTVSLPARGDLVVRGAKGAHDRSDFLLVRVVTTDGTEGYGEVSATPLWSGEDGTSAQHFISGVLTPALLGRPLAPVGALESVMDRALAGNPFTKAGLSTALWDAYARGLGVPLATALGGPYRDEVPIKLSLSGDGADLDRTYAAAVEAGFRSFKVKVGLGVPGDLARMARARELAGAGVFLGMDANGGWSRAEARAAVRGLAEFDPAFVEQPVAPGDLAGMAALRSAGLPVIADESVFGVDDLVRLVRADAADVVSLYVGKAGGPGRAVAMGGLAAAFGVDTLIGSNGELGLGAAAQLHVACALPELSTGLPSDIIGAHYYAEDILEEPLDSDGVRVRLGSGPGLGVLPRDDIRRRFR from the coding sequence ATGCGGAACAGGATCGCCGCGGTGCACACGGTGACCGTCAGCCTGCCCGCCCGCGGCGACCTGGTGGTCCGCGGCGCCAAGGGCGCGCACGACCGGTCGGACTTCCTGCTGGTGCGGGTGGTCACCACGGACGGCACCGAGGGCTACGGCGAGGTCAGCGCCACTCCACTGTGGAGCGGCGAGGACGGCACCAGCGCCCAGCACTTCATCTCCGGGGTGCTCACCCCGGCTCTGCTCGGCAGGCCGCTGGCGCCGGTCGGCGCGCTGGAGTCGGTAATGGACCGGGCGCTGGCCGGGAACCCGTTCACCAAGGCCGGCCTGTCGACCGCGCTGTGGGACGCCTACGCGCGCGGCCTCGGCGTGCCGCTGGCCACCGCGCTCGGCGGGCCCTACCGCGACGAGGTGCCGATCAAGCTGTCGCTGTCCGGGGACGGCGCGGACCTGGACCGCACCTACGCGGCCGCGGTGGAGGCCGGTTTCCGGTCCTTCAAGGTGAAGGTGGGCCTCGGCGTGCCCGGCGATCTGGCGAGGATGGCCAGGGCGCGGGAACTGGCCGGCGCGGGCGTTTTCCTCGGTATGGACGCCAACGGCGGCTGGAGCCGTGCCGAAGCCAGGGCGGCGGTGCGCGGGCTCGCCGAGTTCGATCCCGCGTTCGTCGAGCAGCCGGTGGCGCCTGGCGACCTGGCCGGGATGGCCGCGCTGCGCTCGGCCGGGCTGCCGGTGATCGCGGACGAGTCGGTGTTCGGCGTGGACGACCTCGTCCGGCTGGTGCGGGCGGACGCGGCGGACGTGGTCAGTCTCTATGTCGGCAAGGCGGGCGGGCCTGGCCGGGCGGTGGCGATGGGCGGGCTGGCCGCGGCCTTCGGGGTGGACACCCTGATCGGCTCGAACGGCGAGCTCGGCCTCGGCGCGGCGGCGCAGCTGCACGTGGCCTGCGCGCTGCCCGAGCTGAGCACCGGCCTGCCGTCGGACATCATCGGCGCGCACTACTACGCCGAGGACATCCTGGAAGAGCCGCTGGACAGCGACGGGGTGCGGGTCCGGCTCGGCTCCGGCCCCGGGCTCGGGGTACTGCCGCGCGACGACATTCGACGGAGGTTCAGGTGA
- a CDS encoding amidohydrolase family protein, with the protein MIIDVHAHTPTHRDEVPAGERRVYPNWRTDRPVTTTNSWADFDTAMADADVSIVFNIAADDPETMTGLPYPPERTNDATAEFVADDPSKRIGFLSVNPLWDNVFEETERCRELGLVGVKLGPNYQDFDPLGEPALAFYAYCERHGLPILFHQGASPMRHAPLRYTYPLVTDEVAIRFPELRIVMAHMGHPWGTETVVTIRKHPHVYADVSSIYLRPWVCYQSLLAAVEWGCTQKLLLGSDFPIANTGEAMAGLRRVNDILEGTKLPRVPDEVVERIIHADALGALGLSVPAVRT; encoded by the coding sequence ATGATCATCGACGTGCACGCGCACACCCCGACTCATCGGGACGAGGTGCCGGCGGGGGAGCGGCGGGTCTATCCGAACTGGCGCACCGACCGACCGGTGACCACCACCAACTCCTGGGCCGACTTCGACACCGCGATGGCCGACGCGGACGTCAGCATCGTGTTCAACATCGCCGCGGACGACCCGGAGACGATGACCGGGCTGCCCTACCCGCCGGAGCGGACGAACGACGCGACCGCCGAGTTCGTCGCCGACGACCCGTCGAAGAGGATCGGTTTTCTCTCGGTAAACCCCTTGTGGGACAACGTGTTCGAGGAGACCGAGCGGTGCAGGGAGCTGGGTCTTGTCGGGGTCAAGCTGGGGCCGAACTACCAGGACTTCGACCCGCTCGGCGAGCCGGCGCTGGCGTTCTACGCCTACTGCGAGCGGCACGGCCTGCCGATCCTGTTCCACCAGGGCGCCTCGCCGATGCGGCACGCGCCGCTGCGCTACACCTATCCGCTGGTCACCGACGAGGTGGCGATCCGGTTCCCGGAGCTGCGCATCGTGATGGCGCACATGGGGCACCCGTGGGGCACCGAGACGGTGGTGACCATCCGCAAGCACCCGCACGTGTACGCGGACGTGTCCTCGATCTACCTGCGGCCGTGGGTCTGCTACCAGTCGCTGCTCGCCGCGGTGGAATGGGGCTGCACGCAGAAGTTGTTGCTGGGCAGCGATTTCCCGATTGCCAACACCGGTGAGGCGATGGCAGGGCTGCGCCGGGTGAACGACATCCTGGAGGGCACCAAGCTGCCGCGGGTGCCGGACGAGGTGGTGGAGCGGATCATCCACGCGGACGCGCTGGGCGCGCTCGGGCTCTCGGTGCCGGCGGTGCGCACATGA